The Danio rerio strain Tuebingen ecotype United States chromosome 1, GRCz12tu, whole genome shotgun sequence genome includes a region encoding these proteins:
- the klf3 gene encoding Krueppel-like factor 3 isoform X1: MLTCDPKPDMSLYQPYSTLIKSHETFGMVLPPAVVSGAHLYPSHYHPSYQLPYSHRQSQDVHQAQIEPVDLSIGNKSSGSSPSSSLASSSPRASPPSPYEAHSPASRCSQNRQLSPSLTLPIPAVTQVLTPFVSSPGMIPVIPMPLSVLYPPSLHLSPSIIISPVTPEDPANHKHFSVIKSENTSDHHELLKPIKSEPHPEHTQDNHSQEKSVITALPNYNEGNTQSPKVESPDLLKKRRIHRCDFNGCNKVYTKSSHLKAHRRTHTGEKPYKCMWEGCTWKFARSDELTRHYRKHTGVKPFHCPDCDRTFSRSDHLALHKKRHLLV, from the exons ATGCTCACGTGTGATCCAAAACCAGACATG TCATTATACCAGCCCTACTCTACACTGATTAAATCGCATGAGACGTTTGGAATGGTTTTGCCACCTGCTGTGGTCAGTGGAGCACACCTGTACCCTTCTCACTACCACCCCAGCTATCAGCTGCCCTACTCACACCGTCAGTCCCAGGACGTCCATCAAGCCCAGATCGAACCTGTTGATTTATCCATCGGCAACAAATCTTCTGGTTCATCGCCTTCATCTTCTCTGGCATCATCATCACCCAGAGCCAGTCCTCCATCGCCCTATGAGGCACACAGTCCTGCCTCTCGCTGTTCTCAGAACAGACAGCTGAGCCCGTCACTCACCCTTCCCATTCCTGCt GTGACGCAGGTTCTGACACCCTTCGTATCGAGTCCTGGCATGATTCCAGTAATTCCTATGCCGTTATCTGTGCTATATCCTCCCTCCCTGCACCTGTCTCCATCCATCATAATCTCACCCGTCACACCTGAGGACCCGGCCAACCACAAACACT TCTCTGTAATAAAGTCAGAGAATACTTCGGACCACCATGAGCTTCTCAAACCAATCAAATCTGAGCCGCACCCTGAACATACTCAGGACAACCACAGCCAAGAGAAATCGGTCATCACTGCCTTACCGAATTATAATGA GGGAAACACACAATCTCCAAAGGTAGAATCTCCAGATCTGTTGAAGAAACGCAGAATTCATCGATGTGACTTTAATGGCTGCAATAAAGTCTACACCAAAAGCTCTCATCTGAAAGCCCATAGACGCACACATACAG GAGAGAAGCCCTATAAGTGCATGTGGGAAGGCTGTACATGGAAGTTCGCCCGCTCAGATGAGCTGACCCGCCACTATCGGAAACACACAGGTGTAAAGCCATTCCACTGCCCAGACTGTGACCGTACCTTCTCTCGCTCCGATCACCTCGCCCTCCACAAGAAGCGCCATCTTCTTGTCTGA
- the fam114a1 gene encoding protein NOXP20 isoform X1, with amino-acid sequence MSQDETVEDLALKSPPADETAPVPAVNTDEVPSLSQLSLDTQASDSSSMAAEEHSTAKYVKEKQEQLLEDKPEGQVAECVESVSLDPDVTQVEAQGPEAADESKPKGWSSWGSWGKTLLTTATSTVGQGFSSVKEKAGVALRIRQSSTCEEAEEAHEHSGTEQAEHAHAEETHRGVLSTISSAVHNTGKSVITGGLDALEFIGKKTMNVLAESDPGFKKTKILMQRTVSLSQMLKEAKEKERARLSSQMVTEPTAHYGILFDDYQGLSHLEALEILSIESEGRVQEFLCSLEEEDLEVLKKDLIAIKEIFISREEKEPEAASGENGDLYSQIQCSTPLSADGEEFVSVLTELLFELHVAATPDKLNKARIKAHDWVQEVEKSQEAVKSVTDEACPAPEKEGPTDEKKEKVEVGDNEESNAKDVKTDAVEKVYLSSVGSLAEVTARSIEQLHKVAELILHGQELEKPACQQASILVRLTSAMCKEVRCLARKFSDTLLAVGSQRKAEEVNPLVDSVMLEGSNSTTYIHNAFQLLLPVLQISHIQTSRTAVKPDPQPASAE; translated from the exons ATGTCGCAAGATGAGACTGTGGAAGACCTTGCTCTAAAATCTCCCCCTGCTGATGAAACTGCCCCCGTACCTGCAGTCAATACAGATGAAGTCCCCTCCTTATCACAACTGTCACTAGACACACAAGCCTCTGACTCAAGCAGTATGGCTGCAGAAGAGCACAGTACAGCCAAATATGTTAAAGAGAAGCAAGAACAGCTGCTAGAAGACAAACCAGAGGGTCAGGTGGCTGAATGTGTGGAGTCTGTGAGTTTGGACCCAGATGTTACTCAAGTAGAGGCTCAGGGACCTGAG GCCGCAGATGAGTCTAAACCTAAAGGCTGGAGTAGTTGGGGATCCTGGGGGAAGACACTTCTGACCACTGCCACATCAACTGTGG GTCAAGGGTTTAGCTCTGTGAAAGAGAAGGCAGGTGTGGCGTTGCGGATACGTCAGAGCTCAACATGTGAGGAGGCAGAGGAGGCCCATGAGCATTCTGGGACAGAGCAGGCAGAACACGCTCATGCAGAGGAGACGCACAGAGGAGTACTGTCAACCATCAGCAGCGCTGTTCACAACACT GGAAAGTCAGTAATAACTGGAGGTCTTGATGCTTTGGAGTTCATTGGAAAGAAGACCATGAATGTCTTAGCAGAGAGTGATCCAGGCTTTAAAAAGACTAAGATACTAATGCAAAGAACTGTCTCTCTGTCTCAG ATGTTAAAAGAAGCGAAGGAGAAGGAGAGAGCGAGACTGAGCAGTCAGATGGTCACAGAACCAACCGCACACTATGGAATCTTGTTTGATGATTACCAAGGCTTGTCTCATCTCGAGGCGCTGGAGATACTCTCCATTGAGAGTGAAGGGAGG GTGCAGGAATTCTTATGCTCTTTGGAAGAGGAGGATTTAGAAGTTCTGAAGAAGGATCTGATTGCGATTAAAGAGATCTTCATCAGTCGTGAGGAGAAGGAACCTGAGGCCGCCTCAGGGGAAAATGGTGATCTTTATTCACAAATTCAGTGTTCCACCCCTCTCT CTGCTGATGGAGAGGAGTTTGTCAGTGTTCTTACCGAACTACTCTTTGAGCTCCATGTTGCCGCAACTCCAGACAAGCTGAACAAA GCCCGTATTAAAGCTCATGACTGGGTGCAAGAAGTGGAGAAGTCTCAGGAAGCTGTCAAGAGTGTAACGGATGAAGCTTGCCCTGCTCCAGAAAAGGAGGGACCAACAgatgaaaagaaagagaaagttgAAGTGGGAGACAATGAGGAAAGTAATGCAAAGGATGTAAAAACAGATGCTGTTGAG aaGGTGTATCTGTCATCAGTAGGCAGCCTTGCAGAAGTGACTGCTCGCAGTATAGAGCAGCTGCATAAGGTGGCTGAGCTGATTTTACATGGACAAGAGCTGGAGAAGCCAGCCTGCCAACAGGCCAGCATCCTGGTCAG GCTAACCAGTGCCATGTGTAAGGAGGTCAGATGCCTGGCCCGAAAGTTCTCAGATACATTACTGGCAGTAGGG AGTCAAAGAAAAGCAGAAGAAGTAAATCCTCTAGTGGACAGTGTGATGCTTGAG GGTtctaacagcactacctacatcCACAATGCCTTTCAGCTGCTGCTGCCAGTTCTTCAGATCTCGCACATCCAGACCAGCAGAACTGCAGTCAAGCCAGACCCACAACCAGCATCTGCAGAATAG
- the klf3 gene encoding Krueppel-like factor 3, whose amino-acid sequence MLTCDPKPDMSLYQPYSTLIKSHETFGMVLPPAVVSGAHLYPSHYHPSYQLPYSHRQSQDVHQAQIEPVDLSIGNKSSGSSPSSSLASSSPRASPPSPYEAHSPASRCSQNRQLSPSLTLPIPAVTQVLTPFVSSPGMIPVIPMPLSVLYPPSLHLSPSIIISPVTPEDPANHKHFSVIKSENTSDHHELLKPIKSEPHPEHTQDNHSQEKSVITALPNYNDRGNTQSPKVESPDLLKKRRIHRCDFNGCNKVYTKSSHLKAHRRTHTGEKPYKCMWEGCTWKFARSDELTRHYRKHTGVKPFHCPDCDRTFSRSDHLALHKKRHLLV is encoded by the exons ATGCTCACGTGTGATCCAAAACCAGACATG TCATTATACCAGCCCTACTCTACACTGATTAAATCGCATGAGACGTTTGGAATGGTTTTGCCACCTGCTGTGGTCAGTGGAGCACACCTGTACCCTTCTCACTACCACCCCAGCTATCAGCTGCCCTACTCACACCGTCAGTCCCAGGACGTCCATCAAGCCCAGATCGAACCTGTTGATTTATCCATCGGCAACAAATCTTCTGGTTCATCGCCTTCATCTTCTCTGGCATCATCATCACCCAGAGCCAGTCCTCCATCGCCCTATGAGGCACACAGTCCTGCCTCTCGCTGTTCTCAGAACAGACAGCTGAGCCCGTCACTCACCCTTCCCATTCCTGCt GTGACGCAGGTTCTGACACCCTTCGTATCGAGTCCTGGCATGATTCCAGTAATTCCTATGCCGTTATCTGTGCTATATCCTCCCTCCCTGCACCTGTCTCCATCCATCATAATCTCACCCGTCACACCTGAGGACCCGGCCAACCACAAACACT TCTCTGTAATAAAGTCAGAGAATACTTCGGACCACCATGAGCTTCTCAAACCAATCAAATCTGAGCCGCACCCTGAACATACTCAGGACAACCACAGCCAAGAGAAATCGGTCATCACTGCCTTACCGAATTATAATGA CAGGGGAAACACACAATCTCCAAAGGTAGAATCTCCAGATCTGTTGAAGAAACGCAGAATTCATCGATGTGACTTTAATGGCTGCAATAAAGTCTACACCAAAAGCTCTCATCTGAAAGCCCATAGACGCACACATACAG GAGAGAAGCCCTATAAGTGCATGTGGGAAGGCTGTACATGGAAGTTCGCCCGCTCAGATGAGCTGACCCGCCACTATCGGAAACACACAGGTGTAAAGCCATTCCACTGCCCAGACTGTGACCGTACCTTCTCTCGCTCCGATCACCTCGCCCTCCACAAGAAGCGCCATCTTCTTGTCTGA
- the fam114a1 gene encoding protein NOXP20 (The RefSeq protein has 5 substitutions compared to this genomic sequence) has product MSQDETVEDLALKSPPADETAPVPAVNTDEVPSLSQLSLDTQASDSSSMAAEEHSTAKDDKEKQEQLLEDKPEGQVAECVESVSLDPDVTQVEAQGPEAADESKPKGWSSWGSWGKTLLTTATSTVGQGFSSVKEKAGVALRIRQSSTCEEAEEAHEHSGTEQAEHAHAEETHRGVLSTISSAVHNTGKSVITGGLDALEFIGKKTMNVLAESDPGFKKTKILMQRTVSLSQMLKEAKEKERARLSSQMVTEPTAHYGILFDDYQGLSHLEALEILSIESEGRVQEFLCSLEEEDLEVLKKDLIAIKEIFISREEEEPEAASGENAADGEEFVSVLTELLFELHVAATPDKLNKARIKAHDWVQEVEKSQEAVKSVTDEACPAPEKEGPTDEKKEKVEVGDNEESNAKDVKTDAVEKVYLSSVGSLAEVTARSIEQLHKVAELILHGQELEKPACQQASILVRLTSAMCKEVRCLARKFSDTLLTVGSQRKAEEINPLVDSVMLEGSNSTTYIHNAFQLLLPVLQISHIQTSRTAVKPDPQPASAE; this is encoded by the exons ATGTCGCAAGATGAGACTGTGGAAGACCTTGCTCTAAAATCTCCCCCTGCTGATGAAACTGCCCCCGTACCTGCAGTCAATACAGATGAAGTCCCCTCCTTATCACAACTGTCACTAGACACACAAGCCTCTGACTCAAGCAGTATGGCTGCAGAAGAGCACAGTACAGCCAAATATGTTAAAGAGAAGCAAGAACAGCTGCTAGAAGACAAACCAGAGGGTCAGGTGGCTGAATGTGTGGAGTCTGTGAGTTTGGACCCAGATGTTACTCAAGTAGAGGCTCAGGGACCTGAG GCCGCAGATGAGTCTAAACCTAAAGGCTGGAGTAGTTGGGGATCCTGGGGGAAGACACTTCTGACCACTGCCACATCAACTGTGG GTCAAGGGTTTAGCTCTGTGAAAGAGAAGGCAGGTGTGGCGTTGCGGATACGTCAGAGCTCAACATGTGAGGAGGCAGAGGAGGCCCATGAGCATTCTGGGACAGAGCAGGCAGAACACGCTCATGCAGAGGAGACGCACAGAGGAGTACTGTCAACCATCAGCAGCGCTGTTCACAACACT GGAAAGTCAGTAATAACTGGAGGTCTTGATGCTTTGGAGTTCATTGGAAAGAAGACCATGAATGTCTTAGCAGAGAGTGATCCAGGCTTTAAAAAGACTAAGATACTAATGCAAAGAACTGTCTCTCTGTCTCAG ATGTTAAAAGAAGCGAAGGAGAAGGAGAGAGCGAGACTGAGCAGTCAGATGGTCACAGAACCAACCGCACACTATGGAATCTTGTTTGATGATTACCAAGGCTTGTCTCATCTCGAGGCGCTGGAGATACTCTCCATTGAGAGTGAAGGGAGG GTGCAGGAATTCTTATGCTCTTTGGAAGAGGAGGATTTAGAAGTTCTGAAGAAGGATCTGATTGCGATTAAAGAGATCTTCATCAGTCGTGAGGAGAAGGAACCTGAGGCCGCCTCAGGGGAAAATG CTGCTGATGGAGAGGAGTTTGTCAGTGTTCTTACCGAACTACTCTTTGAGCTCCATGTTGCCGCAACTCCAGACAAGCTGAACAAA GCCCGTATTAAAGCTCATGACTGGGTGCAAGAAGTGGAGAAGTCTCAGGAAGCTGTCAAGAGTGTAACGGATGAAGCTTGCCCTGCTCCAGAAAAGGAGGGACCAACAgatgaaaagaaagagaaagttgAAGTGGGAGACAATGAGGAAAGTAATGCAAAGGATGTAAAAACAGATGCTGTTGAG aaGGTGTATCTGTCATCAGTAGGCAGCCTTGCAGAAGTGACTGCTCGCAGTATAGAGCAGCTGCATAAGGTGGCTGAGCTGATTTTACATGGACAAGAGCTGGAGAAGCCAGCCTGCCAACAGGCCAGCATCCTGGTCAG GCTAACCAGTGCCATGTGTAAGGAGGTCAGATGCCTGGCCCGAAAGTTCTCAGATACATTACTGGCAGTAGGG AGTCAAAGAAAAGCAGAAGAAGTAAATCCTCTAGTGGACAGTGTGATGCTTGAG GGTtctaacagcactacctacatcCACAATGCCTTTCAGCTGCTGCTGCCAGTTCTTCAGATCTCGCACATCCAGACCAGCAGAACTGCAGTCAAGCCAGACCCACAACCAGCATCTGCAGAATAG